A window of the Lysinibacillus irui genome harbors these coding sequences:
- a CDS encoding 2-isopropylmalate synthase produces MRKIDIFDTTLRDGEQSAGINLNTAEKIEIAKQLERLGVTIIEAGFPASSPGDFDAVHRIAGTVKNSIITGLARCIQKDIDTTWEAIKVAEQPHIHVFLATSPIHMEYKLKKSPDQVIEQAVAAVKYAKKFFPLVQWSAEDAFRSDREFLVRIMNEVVAAGASTINVPDTVGYASPQEYGALFKFLLENVKGADKVKFSAHCHDDLGMATANTIAAIENGAAQVEGTINGIGERAGNVALEEIAVALHIRKDFYQVETGIQLQEIKRTSQLVSKLTNVVIQPNKAIVGKNAFAHESGIHQDGVLKNPETYEIISPALIGEGEIPLVLGKHSGRAAFRDRAETMGFNLSDEKLNKAFVEFKKLADRKKEITEEDLLTLLTEQQVQIEDVPLFDLKMVQVQYGTENIPTATAIVLTPEGLEKTVVATGSGSVEAIFNTLEQLVPGAVQVLDYRVSSVGKGRDALGEAVINIRYDNVSTTGRNSSQDVLEASAKAYLNAINRHLIQASLRAQPV; encoded by the coding sequence GTGCGAAAAATTGATATTTTCGATACGACGCTTCGCGATGGTGAACAATCTGCTGGGATCAACTTAAATACGGCCGAGAAGATTGAAATTGCCAAACAGTTAGAGCGCCTTGGAGTGACAATTATTGAAGCAGGGTTTCCTGCTTCGTCACCCGGTGACTTTGATGCCGTCCATCGCATTGCAGGAACCGTAAAAAATTCTATTATCACAGGTCTAGCTCGCTGTATCCAAAAGGATATCGATACGACTTGGGAAGCAATTAAAGTAGCAGAGCAACCACATATTCATGTTTTTCTAGCAACCTCACCCATTCATATGGAATATAAGTTAAAAAAATCCCCAGATCAAGTGATCGAGCAAGCGGTTGCGGCAGTTAAATATGCAAAAAAATTCTTTCCTCTTGTGCAATGGTCTGCCGAGGATGCATTCCGTTCGGATCGTGAATTTTTAGTACGAATTATGAATGAAGTGGTTGCTGCTGGTGCTTCAACGATTAATGTTCCTGACACTGTAGGCTATGCTTCCCCTCAGGAATATGGCGCATTATTTAAATTCCTACTGGAAAATGTAAAAGGTGCTGACAAAGTAAAATTCTCTGCCCATTGTCATGATGACCTTGGGATGGCCACAGCCAATACGATTGCTGCCATCGAAAATGGTGCCGCGCAAGTAGAGGGAACCATCAATGGTATTGGCGAACGTGCAGGGAATGTAGCACTAGAAGAAATTGCGGTGGCACTGCATATTCGCAAAGATTTTTACCAAGTGGAAACTGGCATACAGCTGCAAGAGATTAAACGCACGTCTCAATTAGTCAGTAAATTGACAAACGTTGTGATTCAGCCTAATAAAGCAATTGTTGGAAAGAATGCATTTGCGCATGAATCAGGTATCCATCAAGATGGCGTCTTGAAAAATCCGGAAACCTACGAAATTATCTCACCTGCCCTAATCGGTGAGGGTGAAATACCATTAGTACTTGGGAAACATTCTGGGCGTGCTGCCTTCCGTGATCGTGCTGAAACAATGGGCTTCAACCTTTCCGATGAAAAGCTGAACAAAGCGTTTGTGGAATTTAAAAAACTAGCTGATCGGAAAAAAGAGATTACAGAAGAGGATTTACTAACTCTTCTCACAGAACAACAGGTTCAAATAGAGGATGTACCACTCTTTGATTTGAAGATGGTACAAGTGCAATATGGAACAGAAAATATTCCTACTGCTACAGCCATTGTCCTAACACCAGAGGGGCTAGAGAAAACGGTTGTTGCGACTGGCTCTGGTTCTGTGGAGGCCATTTTTAATACGCTGGAGCAGCTTGTACCTGGAGCTGTTCAGGTGCTTGATTACCGTGTGTCATCTGTAGGGAAGGGCCGAGATGCACTTGGTGAAGCGGTTATTAATATTCGTTATGATAATGTATCGACAACAGGCCGCAATTCTTCACAAGATGTTTTAGAAGCTTCGGCTAAAGCTTATTTAAATGCCATTAACCGTCATTTAATACAAGCAAGTCTTCGCGCACAGCCTGTATAG
- the ilvC gene encoding ketol-acid reductoisomerase, translated as MATMYYEQNINEDVLKGKKIAIIGYGSQGHAHALNLKESGFDVVVGVRPGGSFDAAKADGIDVKTVAEAAQEADVIQILLPDERQKAVYEAEIAPHLQAGKALMFAHGFNIHFGQITPPADVDVFLVAPKGPGHLVRRQFQEGAGVPGLFAIHQDATGQAKDLALAYGKGIGAARGGLLETSFKEETETDLFGEQAVLCGGATQLVRAGFETLVEAGYQPELAYFETLHELKLIVDLMFEGGMATMRYSVSDTAEWGDYVAGPRIIDESVKARMKDVLTDIQDGTFARRWIQENENGRPEYTKFKEAGANHQIEEVGAKLRAMMPFINEGKEKVVREVATSAKN; from the coding sequence ATGGCTACTATGTATTATGAACAAAATATCAACGAGGACGTACTAAAAGGAAAGAAAATCGCAATCATCGGTTATGGCTCACAAGGACACGCACATGCATTAAACCTTAAGGAATCAGGCTTTGATGTAGTAGTAGGGGTTCGCCCAGGTGGATCTTTCGATGCTGCAAAAGCAGATGGTATTGATGTAAAAACGGTGGCGGAGGCTGCACAAGAAGCAGATGTTATCCAAATTTTATTACCAGATGAGCGTCAAAAAGCAGTTTATGAAGCAGAAATTGCACCACATCTACAAGCTGGCAAAGCTTTAATGTTTGCGCACGGCTTCAACATTCACTTTGGTCAAATTACACCACCAGCAGATGTTGACGTATTTTTAGTAGCACCAAAAGGCCCAGGACATTTAGTGCGTCGTCAATTCCAAGAAGGAGCTGGCGTACCAGGTTTATTCGCTATCCATCAAGACGCGACAGGTCAAGCAAAAGATTTAGCACTTGCTTATGGTAAAGGAATTGGTGCCGCACGTGGTGGACTTCTTGAAACATCATTCAAAGAAGAGACAGAGACAGATTTATTCGGTGAACAAGCAGTTCTTTGTGGTGGTGCAACACAACTTGTAAGAGCAGGATTTGAAACGCTAGTAGAAGCTGGCTACCAACCGGAATTAGCATACTTTGAAACACTTCACGAGCTTAAATTAATTGTTGACCTTATGTTTGAAGGCGGTATGGCAACAATGCGTTACTCGGTGTCAGATACAGCTGAGTGGGGAGATTATGTGGCGGGACCACGCATTATCGATGAGTCAGTAAAAGCACGAATGAAAGATGTGTTAACAGATATTCAAGATGGTACATTTGCTCGTCGTTGGATTCAAGAAAATGAAAATGGTCGCCCAGAATATACAAAATTCAAAGAGGCTGGTGCAAACCATCAAATTGAAGAAGTGGGTGCAAAATTACGTGCTATGATGCCATTCATTAATGAAGGTAAAGAAAAAGTTGTGAGAGAAGTGGCTACAAGTGCGAAAAATTGA
- the ilvN gene encoding acetolactate synthase small subunit, which translates to MKRVITVTVINQSGVLNRLTGLLMKRQFNIESITVGHTEQANFSKMTFVVHVEDERKIEQLVKQLSKQIDVLKVNDITDKSIVLRELALVKVISPPNLRLEMNSIVEPFRAQIIDTAKNVVTYQVVGHPDKIDAFIELIRPYGIKELTRTGATASVRETQKISNPQLSILK; encoded by the coding sequence TTGAAACGAGTAATTACCGTAACTGTGATTAACCAAAGTGGTGTGTTAAACCGTTTGACAGGTCTATTGATGAAGCGTCAATTCAATATTGAATCGATTACAGTAGGTCATACGGAACAAGCAAACTTTTCAAAGATGACTTTTGTAGTCCACGTCGAGGATGAACGCAAGATCGAGCAGCTAGTGAAACAATTATCGAAGCAAATTGATGTGTTAAAGGTCAATGACATAACGGATAAATCAATTGTTTTGCGAGAGCTAGCGCTGGTAAAGGTTATTTCACCGCCAAATTTACGTTTGGAAATGAATTCGATTGTCGAACCATTTCGTGCTCAAATTATTGATACGGCTAAAAACGTTGTGACGTATCAAGTGGTAGGGCACCCAGACAAAATTGATGCCTTTATCGAACTCATTCGACCATATGGCATTAAAGAGCTTACTCGTACAGGGGCCACTGCTTCTGTTCGTGAAACACAAAAAATCTCAAATCCACAGCTCTCTATTTTAAAATAG
- the ilvB gene encoding biosynthetic-type acetolactate synthase large subunit produces MSANVSMNEQEQLVTTVTAEQTYQAKDGADVLVQALHDQGVEIIFGYPGGAVLQIYDAMYKNPIRHILTRHEQGAIHAAEGYARVSGKTGVVIATSGPGATNLVTGIADAMIDSIPLVVFTGQVATSVIGTDAFQEADIMGITTPITKHNYQVQDVNDIPRIVKEAFHIASTGRKGPVVVDFPKNVSQMLFDVENPPQAPDDIYLPGYQPTYKPNYLQIQKAIQAISLAKNPIILAGAGVLFADAREELTAFAEKYRIPVTNTLLGLGSIHGEHDLFLGMAGMHGTVTANTAITKSDLLLNIGARFDDRLTGNLATFAPNATIIHIDIDPAEIGKNVPTDIPIVADAKEALKALLKKDFEGPDTADWLAYLNNHANDYPLWYCKNDDDQEVLPQEALQLVHKITEGDAIVTTDVGQHQMWAAQYYHLNNDHAWVTSGGLGTMGFGFPAAIGAQFAKPDKKVISIVGDAGFQMTAQELSILQEFNLPVKIVILNNSCLGMVRQWQQTFYEERYSSSLMPIQPDFVKLADAYNIKGYRINTIDEAEDIFREALLSDEPVLIDCRVKQLECVYPMVAPGKGLHEMIGVKKN; encoded by the coding sequence ATGAGTGCAAATGTTTCAATGAATGAACAAGAACAATTAGTAACAACTGTTACTGCTGAGCAAACCTATCAAGCAAAGGACGGTGCAGATGTATTAGTGCAGGCATTGCACGATCAAGGTGTTGAAATCATCTTTGGCTATCCTGGAGGAGCCGTATTGCAAATCTATGATGCAATGTATAAAAATCCAATCCGCCATATTTTAACTAGACATGAACAGGGTGCTATTCATGCAGCCGAGGGTTATGCTCGTGTTTCTGGTAAAACAGGTGTTGTTATTGCGACAAGTGGGCCAGGCGCAACAAATCTCGTAACAGGTATAGCGGACGCCATGATTGATTCCATTCCATTAGTTGTCTTTACAGGTCAGGTTGCTACTTCTGTAATTGGAACAGACGCTTTCCAAGAAGCAGATATCATGGGGATTACGACACCAATTACAAAGCACAATTACCAAGTGCAGGATGTAAATGATATTCCACGTATTGTTAAAGAGGCGTTCCATATTGCTAGCACAGGTCGTAAGGGACCAGTTGTCGTGGACTTCCCAAAAAACGTTTCACAAATGTTGTTTGATGTAGAGAATCCGCCACAAGCACCTGATGATATTTATTTACCAGGCTATCAGCCAACATATAAACCAAATTACTTACAGATCCAAAAAGCGATTCAAGCGATTTCCTTGGCAAAGAATCCAATCATTTTAGCTGGTGCAGGTGTTCTCTTTGCTGATGCACGTGAGGAATTAACAGCCTTCGCAGAAAAATACCGTATTCCAGTAACGAACACATTGCTAGGACTTGGGTCCATTCATGGTGAACATGATTTATTCCTTGGGATGGCAGGTATGCACGGTACAGTAACAGCAAATACAGCCATCACCAAATCTGATTTATTACTTAATATTGGTGCACGTTTTGATGATCGTTTAACAGGTAATTTAGCCACATTTGCACCAAATGCAACAATCATCCATATCGACATAGATCCTGCTGAAATTGGCAAAAACGTTCCGACAGATATTCCGATCGTTGCAGATGCAAAAGAAGCTTTGAAAGCATTATTGAAAAAGGACTTCGAAGGTCCTGATACAGCAGATTGGTTAGCCTATTTAAACAATCATGCCAATGACTATCCATTATGGTATTGCAAGAATGATGATGATCAGGAAGTTTTACCACAAGAGGCATTGCAATTAGTGCATAAAATTACTGAGGGTGATGCCATTGTAACGACTGATGTTGGGCAGCATCAAATGTGGGCAGCGCAATACTACCATTTAAATAATGATCATGCATGGGTAACGTCTGGTGGACTTGGTACGATGGGCTTCGGCTTCCCAGCCGCAATTGGCGCTCAATTTGCGAAGCCAGACAAAAAAGTTATTTCGATTGTAGGAGATGCAGGCTTCCAAATGACTGCACAGGAGTTATCCATTCTACAGGAGTTTAACTTACCAGTAAAAATTGTGATTTTGAATAATAGCTGCCTTGGCATGGTCCGTCAATGGCAACAGACATTCTATGAAGAGCGTTATTCATCATCGCTTATGCCAATCCAACCAGACTTTGTTAAGTTAGCAGATGCCTATAATATAAAAGGCTATCGAATTAACACAATTGATGAAGCGGAGGATATTTTCCGTGAGGCACTACTTTCTGATGAGCCAGTATTAATTGATTGTCGAGTGAAACAGCTTGAATGTGTTTACCCAATGGTAGCACCAGGCAAAGGCTTACATGAAATGATTGGGGTGAAAAAGAATTGA